A single genomic interval of Nonomuraea rubra harbors:
- a CDS encoding WhiB family transcriptional regulator: MTLQHTRHNHAPRPPLRWMTRAACQDADPGLFFPVIGDTSQQGQADDQARRICQACPVQPACLDWALRTGEPDGLWGGTTPEERRRLRAREQQAPATA; this comes from the coding sequence ATGACGCTGCAGCACACCCGCCACAATCACGCCCCCCGACCACCCCTGCGCTGGATGACCCGCGCCGCCTGTCAGGATGCCGATCCCGGCCTTTTCTTCCCGGTCATCGGGGACACCTCGCAGCAGGGTCAGGCCGACGATCAGGCACGGCGCATCTGCCAGGCCTGCCCCGTACAGCCGGCCTGTCTCGACTGGGCCCTACGCACCGGCGAACCGGACGGCCTGTGGGGCGGTACCACCCCGGAGGAACGCCGACGGCTACGCGCCCGCGAGCAACAGGCCCCGGCCACGGCATGA
- a CDS encoding LLM class flavin-dependent oxidoreductase: MKTTWTCRSSKENHETPQKAVIVTDYGHPMSFGLSLDPDADRLPQTRQLARAAADGGLDILAVQDHAYQPGHLDAWTLITHLATQTGRISFLTDVADLQLRPPAMLANAAASLGVLAEGRIILGVGGGAFADAIAGMGGGRRTGREMVAYTEQALHIMRAALTGGAVRLHSDQHAIEGYTAGPVPASPIPLWLGSQGPRMLAVTGRSSDGWISPLNIYVPPDEVPAKQKIIDDAARSAGRDPAAIRRIYNVIGVIGDVRRGRGLVGDVRLWTETLTVWATELGFDTFIFWPMTAPLSQLAVFAAEVVPAVREQVGQIRGRR; encoded by the coding sequence ATGAAGACCACCTGGACGTGTCGTTCCTCCAAGGAAAACCATGAAACACCTCAGAAAGCTGTCATCGTGACCGACTACGGACATCCCATGAGCTTCGGGCTGAGTCTCGATCCCGACGCGGACAGGCTCCCCCAGACCAGGCAGCTGGCCAGGGCCGCAGCGGACGGCGGCCTGGACATCCTCGCTGTGCAGGACCACGCGTACCAACCCGGTCACCTGGACGCCTGGACGCTGATCACGCACCTTGCCACGCAGACCGGGCGCATCTCGTTCCTCACCGATGTCGCGGATCTGCAGCTGCGTCCTCCTGCCATGCTGGCCAACGCTGCAGCGTCGCTCGGCGTCCTGGCCGAGGGCCGGATCATCCTCGGAGTCGGCGGCGGGGCGTTCGCCGACGCCATCGCCGGGATGGGGGGCGGACGGCGCACCGGCCGCGAGATGGTGGCCTACACCGAACAGGCGCTGCACATCATGCGCGCCGCGCTGACCGGCGGTGCCGTCCGGCTACACAGCGACCAGCACGCGATCGAGGGCTACACCGCCGGCCCCGTCCCGGCGTCGCCCATCCCGCTGTGGCTCGGCAGCCAAGGGCCCCGGATGCTCGCCGTCACCGGCCGCTCCAGCGACGGCTGGATCTCACCGCTCAACATCTACGTCCCCCCGGACGAGGTCCCCGCCAAACAGAAGATCATCGACGACGCCGCTCGCTCGGCCGGGCGCGACCCGGCGGCGATCCGCCGGATCTACAACGTGATCGGCGTGATCGGCGATGTGCGTCGCGGCCGCGGCTTGGTCGGCGACGTGCGGCTATGGACAGAGACACTCACCGTGTGGGCGACCGAGCTGGGTTTTGACACGTTCATCTTCTGGCCGATGACCGCACCCCTGTCCCAGCTCGCGGTGTTCGCCGCCGAGGTCGTCCCCGCCGTCCGGGAGCAAGTCGGCCAGATCCGGGGCCGACGATGA
- a CDS encoding universal stress protein — MGRCRARRPDRERCDLRACQRWYDRFPEVAVAREELTGRPGKALVRTADQASLLVVGSHHHSEVSALMKGSVSQTALHQAACPAAIISLHP; from the coding sequence ATCGGTCGGTGCCGAGCTCGCCGCCCGGACCGCGAACGTTGTGACCTTCGCGCATGTCAGCGTTGGTACGACAGATTCCCCGAGGTCGCGGTCGCCCGAGAGGAACTCACCGGTCGCCCCGGCAAGGCACTGGTGCGCACCGCGGATCAGGCGTCGCTGCTTGTGGTCGGTTCCCACCACCATTCCGAGGTCAGCGCGTTGATGAAGGGTTCGGTCAGCCAGACGGCACTGCATCAGGCGGCCTGCCCAGCGGCGATCATCAGCCTCCACCCGTAG
- a CDS encoding STAS domain-containing protein yields the protein MGASSQHDSPTGPARASATTFRLSHRHLPGTSVIAVGGEVDLASSGRLADYVNCVRRPGDHVVFDLTRLLFLDCSGLRVLIASARQAAEDDAVVLLAGVHGVPARLMHLVRIHSLLPMVSTVEQALTALPITVCAGTM from the coding sequence ATGGGTGCCTCCAGCCAGCACGACTCTCCGACCGGCCCGGCGAGGGCCTCCGCCACCACGTTCAGGCTCAGCCATCGGCATCTGCCCGGCACGAGTGTGATCGCGGTCGGCGGCGAGGTCGACCTTGCCAGCAGCGGCCGGCTGGCCGACTACGTCAATTGCGTCCGCCGGCCCGGCGACCATGTGGTGTTCGACCTGACCCGCTTGCTGTTCCTGGACTGCTCCGGTCTGCGGGTCCTGATCGCCAGCGCTCGGCAGGCCGCCGAGGACGACGCGGTGGTACTCCTGGCGGGGGTGCATGGCGTACCCGCCAGGCTGATGCACCTTGTCCGGATTCACTCGCTCCTGCCCATGGTAAGCACGGTCGAGCAGGCCCTCACCGCCCTGCCCATCACCGTCTGTGCAGGGACCATGTAG
- a CDS encoding carbohydrate ABC transporter permease — protein MPGRDARTGAAGAAPVTRRRGARLDLLTDTVMIAPALVLVALFVIVPIAIAVYLSLTDWDGFTIPPSWVGTRNYQRLVQDPEVLRAAGFTAVIAVVGTLACNALGLGVAVLLNRSTRVNTVMRVLVFSPYVIGPVILGFLWASILGSNGAVNALLTGLGLERLPFLASPAWATVTTVVVIIWASFGVNVVLYLAGLQTIDASLLEAAVIDGAGPWQTFWRVKLPVLAPAVTLNVVLAAIGLLRVYELVLALTAGGPAGATQTSVFAILTTSFSRSQLGYGAAQSVVLMIAIIAMTVVVTQLRRRGEQAVAA, from the coding sequence ATGCCGGGTCGTGACGCCCGGACCGGAGCCGCCGGGGCGGCTCCGGTCACCCGCCGCCGGGGCGCCCGCCTCGACCTGCTCACCGACACCGTCATGATCGCACCGGCGCTCGTGCTGGTCGCGCTGTTCGTCATCGTCCCGATCGCGATCGCGGTGTACCTCAGCCTCACCGACTGGGACGGCTTCACGATCCCGCCCTCGTGGGTCGGTACCCGCAACTACCAGCGGCTCGTCCAGGATCCCGAGGTGCTGCGAGCCGCCGGCTTCACCGCCGTGATCGCCGTCGTGGGCACCCTCGCCTGCAACGCGCTCGGCCTCGGCGTCGCCGTGCTGCTCAACCGCAGCACCCGCGTCAACACGGTCATGCGCGTACTGGTCTTCTCCCCATACGTGATCGGACCCGTCATCCTCGGCTTCCTCTGGGCCTCGATCCTCGGCAGCAACGGCGCGGTCAACGCGTTGCTCACCGGCCTCGGCCTGGAACGCCTCCCCTTCCTCGCCAGCCCCGCCTGGGCCACCGTCACGACCGTGGTGGTGATCATCTGGGCGAGTTTCGGGGTCAACGTCGTGCTCTACCTCGCGGGTCTGCAGACGATCGACGCCTCGCTGCTGGAGGCGGCCGTCATCGACGGGGCCGGACCGTGGCAGACCTTCTGGCGGGTCAAGCTGCCCGTGCTCGCCCCAGCCGTCACGCTCAACGTCGTGCTCGCCGCGATCGGCCTGCTCCGCGTGTACGAGCTGGTGCTCGCGCTCACCGCCGGCGGGCCGGCGGGGGCCACGCAGACGTCCGTGTTCGCCATCCTCACGACCTCCTTCAGCCGCTCGCAGCTCGGCTACGGCGCGGCCCAGTCGGTCGTGCTCATGATCGCGATCATCGCGATGACGGTCGTCGTCACCCAGCTCCGCCGCCGCGGTGAGCAGGCGGTGGCCGCGTGA
- a CDS encoding SDR family oxidoreductase, producing the protein MSHSTRVEQAEGSGDGELVLVTGGNGYLGSHVISSLLRAGYRVRTTVRSLDRAGQIRATAAGAGPDPDERLEVVQADLNADEGWHEAARNCTYVLHVASPFPAGQPRHEDEVIIPARDGALRVLRAARDEGVERVVMTSSFAAIGYTRKPGDEYDEHDWTDPDDDLTPYIKSKTVAERAAWNFMQAEGGDLDLTVIAPSGIFGPILNDHLAVSVAFVKAMLDGALAVVPPQYFGVADVRDVADVHVRAMTCPEAAGERFLVSSGEAISFLRIANILTEHLGERAARVPVRELTAEQLREGARTNPALREALSQLGKIPVLRTDKARKLLGWQPRDVVTTIVDTAESLFRHGLIDSQPAPRSAEHDHA; encoded by the coding sequence ATGTCACACAGTACGCGCGTTGAGCAGGCCGAAGGGTCAGGGGACGGCGAACTGGTTCTGGTAACCGGCGGTAACGGCTATCTGGGGTCGCATGTGATCAGCTCCTTGCTGCGGGCCGGTTATCGGGTGCGCACGACGGTGCGGTCGCTGGATCGGGCCGGCCAGATCCGTGCGACAGCGGCGGGCGCCGGTCCCGATCCGGACGAACGACTGGAAGTCGTCCAGGCGGATCTGAACGCCGACGAGGGATGGCACGAGGCGGCGCGGAACTGCACCTACGTTCTCCACGTGGCCTCGCCCTTCCCGGCGGGTCAGCCGCGGCACGAAGACGAGGTGATCATTCCTGCTCGTGACGGCGCGCTGCGCGTCCTGCGGGCGGCACGGGATGAGGGTGTCGAGCGGGTGGTGATGACGTCGTCCTTCGCCGCCATCGGATACACCCGCAAGCCGGGCGACGAGTACGACGAGCACGACTGGACCGATCCCGACGACGACCTCACCCCGTACATCAAGTCCAAGACCGTCGCCGAGCGGGCAGCATGGAACTTCATGCAGGCCGAGGGCGGTGACCTGGACTTGACAGTGATCGCTCCCAGCGGCATCTTCGGCCCGATCCTCAACGACCACCTGGCCGTCTCTGTGGCTTTCGTCAAAGCGATGCTCGATGGAGCACTTGCGGTCGTGCCTCCGCAGTACTTCGGCGTGGCGGACGTCCGTGACGTGGCCGACGTCCATGTGCGGGCGATGACCTGCCCGGAGGCCGCAGGGGAGCGGTTCCTCGTCAGCAGCGGTGAGGCGATCAGCTTCCTGCGGATAGCGAACATCCTCACCGAGCACCTGGGCGAGCGCGCCGCCCGGGTACCCGTCCGGGAGCTGACCGCGGAGCAGCTGCGCGAAGGCGCGCGCACCAATCCTGCCCTCCGGGAGGCCCTCAGCCAACTGGGCAAGATCCCCGTCCTGCGCACCGACAAGGCCCGCAAGCTGCTCGGCTGGCAGCCACGCGACGTGGTCACCACCATCGTCGACACCGCGGAGAGCCTCTTCCGGCACGGGCTGATCGACAGTCAACCGGCTCCTCGGTCGGCAGAGCACGATCACGCCTGA
- a CDS encoding FAD-binding oxidoreductase codes for MTPKLSTVPPELEGKIVTPGDSRYRLLRSTYTTVAEPAAVLTPESAPEVVAALRFAREQGLPLSVRSGGHGLSGRSSNNGGVVIDLSALNRIQVLDRTARLVRVEAGARWATVAQALAPHGLAISSGDHGNVGVGGLATGGGIGWLVRHYGLTIDHIRAAEVVLADGTTVRTDAEHEPDLLWAVRGAGSGAGIVVAFEIEAMELRNVGYAQIAVQMDRDGHALRQWAEHMASATRELTTAVTLQSHGSALIASITAVVADADEPRLRAAIGPLLKIGTRLLDLHAQLAPYPALVSTAHLHPNTGQQPSTTTNGLLAAMTDDDAAALTATATLPPHPLVQLRSVGGAVNDVPADATAYPHRHQHTLVIVSTFPPQGGVELDAAWHPLAERVDGAYTGFESRPGPEAFSRIYPGATGERVIGLWNRYDPDRILRAF; via the coding sequence ATGACGCCCAAGCTGTCCACGGTTCCACCCGAGCTGGAAGGCAAGATCGTCACCCCCGGGGACTCGCGGTATCGCCTGCTGCGCTCCACGTACACCACGGTGGCCGAGCCCGCGGCCGTCCTCACTCCCGAAAGCGCCCCCGAGGTCGTCGCAGCGTTGCGCTTCGCCCGCGAGCAGGGCCTGCCACTGAGCGTGCGCAGCGGAGGGCACGGCTTGTCCGGGCGTTCCTCCAACAACGGCGGCGTGGTCATCGACCTGTCGGCGCTGAACCGCATCCAGGTGCTCGACCGCACGGCACGGCTCGTCCGAGTGGAGGCCGGCGCCCGCTGGGCCACGGTCGCGCAGGCTCTGGCGCCGCACGGGCTGGCGATCAGCTCCGGCGATCACGGCAATGTCGGTGTCGGCGGCCTGGCCACCGGAGGCGGCATCGGCTGGCTGGTCCGCCACTACGGATTGACCATTGACCACATCCGCGCGGCGGAGGTGGTCCTTGCCGACGGCACCACCGTGCGCACCGACGCCGAGCATGAGCCGGACCTGCTGTGGGCGGTTCGCGGCGCCGGGTCCGGGGCCGGCATCGTGGTGGCGTTCGAGATCGAGGCAATGGAGCTGCGCAACGTCGGATACGCGCAGATCGCCGTGCAGATGGACCGGGACGGCCACGCCCTGCGGCAATGGGCCGAGCACATGGCATCCGCCACGCGCGAGTTGACCACTGCCGTCACCCTGCAGTCCCACGGCTCGGCTCTGATCGCCTCCATCACCGCCGTCGTCGCCGATGCGGACGAGCCTCGCCTGCGGGCAGCGATCGGACCGCTGCTGAAGATCGGCACCCGGCTGCTCGACCTGCACGCCCAACTGGCTCCCTACCCCGCTCTGGTCTCCACCGCGCACCTGCACCCCAACACCGGCCAGCAGCCCAGCACGACCACCAACGGCTTGCTCGCGGCGATGACCGACGATGACGCTGCGGCCCTCACGGCCACCGCGACCCTGCCCCCGCACCCTCTGGTCCAGCTGCGCTCGGTGGGCGGTGCGGTCAACGACGTCCCGGCCGACGCGACCGCCTATCCGCACCGGCATCAGCACACCCTGGTCATCGTCTCGACGTTCCCGCCGCAAGGCGGCGTGGAACTCGATGCCGCCTGGCACCCGCTGGCCGAACGAGTCGACGGAGCCTACACCGGCTTCGAGAGCCGCCCCGGCCCGGAGGCATTCTCCCGGATCTACCCGGGTGCGACAGGCGAACGCGTCATCGGCCTGTGGAACCGGTACGACCCCGACCGCATCTTGCGCGCCTTCTGA
- a CDS encoding ribonuclease activity regulator RraA, with amino-acid sequence MNTSPGSPSAVWPLPVRGEPFDRADPDILRRLKVVSAATACAKLNGMGISRTAVQGPAPLERGRAVVGSALTLQFMPQREDVASGLGQEYVERDTALWAVLETVQEGDVLVVQAYGSSFTGCFGDMLVRYFKRRGGAGIVVDGRIRDAARVRELGVPIWCTGTTPHYASQMDLFPWAYDVPVAAGGVLCLPGDVVIADDDGAVIVPAGKAAELVRSAEDHENWEEFSRMRLEQGARLSDYYPLSPDSRAEYEAWRDAGRRPLV; translated from the coding sequence ATGAACACCTCCCCCGGGTCGCCGTCCGCCGTCTGGCCCCTGCCGGTCCGCGGCGAGCCCTTCGACCGGGCCGACCCCGACATCCTGCGCCGCCTGAAGGTGGTCAGCGCCGCCACCGCCTGCGCCAAGCTCAACGGCATGGGCATCAGCCGCACCGCCGTGCAGGGCCCCGCCCCGCTGGAGCGCGGCAGGGCCGTCGTCGGCTCGGCGCTGACGCTGCAGTTCATGCCGCAGCGCGAGGACGTCGCGAGCGGCCTCGGCCAGGAGTACGTCGAGCGCGACACCGCCCTGTGGGCCGTGCTGGAGACCGTGCAGGAAGGCGACGTACTCGTCGTACAGGCCTACGGCAGCTCGTTCACCGGCTGCTTCGGCGACATGCTCGTGCGCTACTTCAAGCGTCGTGGCGGCGCCGGCATCGTCGTCGACGGCCGCATCCGGGACGCCGCGCGGGTGCGCGAGCTCGGCGTGCCGATCTGGTGCACCGGCACGACGCCGCACTACGCCTCGCAGATGGACCTGTTTCCCTGGGCGTACGACGTGCCGGTCGCCGCCGGCGGGGTGCTCTGCCTGCCAGGCGACGTCGTGATCGCCGACGACGACGGTGCGGTGATCGTACCCGCGGGCAAGGCCGCGGAGCTGGTGCGCTCGGCCGAGGACCACGAGAACTGGGAGGAGTTCAGCCGGATGCGGCTCGAACAAGGCGCCCGGCTGTCCGACTACTACCCGCTCAGCCCGGACAGCCGCGCCGAGTACGAGGCCTGGCGCGACGCCGGCCGCCGGCCGCTCGTCTGA
- a CDS encoding carbohydrate ABC transporter permease: protein MSAARLLRGAVLVVLAAVMAAPLYLLVTNAFKSQDDIVGAPFGVPAGGFTLDNIVRAATSADFNVIAAYGTTALLVAAVNVLSILITGPAAYAIARGTRRGHRLVLLVLLTGLFIPSQAIVIPVIYVLRTIGLMGTVPGLVLFQTALTIPTTVFLFTAFVQSIPRELDKAARIDGAGRMGTFWRIIFPLMRPAVATAVVLNSVSVWSDFVNPRIILGPGSGIYTVTTGVFAAVSKYSTDFTIVYSNMLLAVAPAIVFYVLLQKRIIGGLTSGAIKG from the coding sequence GTGAGCGCCGCCCGCCTGCTCCGGGGCGCCGTGCTCGTCGTCCTCGCCGCCGTGATGGCCGCGCCGCTCTACCTGCTCGTGACCAACGCCTTCAAGAGCCAGGACGACATCGTCGGGGCGCCGTTCGGCGTGCCCGCCGGCGGGTTCACGCTCGACAACATCGTCCGAGCCGCGACCTCCGCCGACTTCAACGTGATCGCCGCGTACGGCACGACCGCGCTGCTCGTGGCGGCCGTCAACGTGCTGTCGATCCTCATCACCGGCCCGGCCGCGTACGCGATCGCCCGCGGCACCCGGCGCGGCCACCGGCTGGTGCTGCTCGTACTGCTGACCGGCCTGTTCATTCCGAGCCAGGCGATCGTCATCCCGGTGATCTACGTGCTGCGGACGATCGGCCTCATGGGCACCGTCCCCGGCCTCGTCCTGTTCCAGACGGCGCTGACGATCCCGACGACGGTGTTCCTGTTCACCGCGTTCGTGCAGAGCATCCCACGTGAGCTGGACAAGGCGGCCCGCATCGACGGGGCCGGCCGGATGGGCACCTTCTGGCGCATCATCTTCCCCCTCATGCGGCCGGCCGTCGCGACGGCCGTCGTGCTCAACTCCGTGAGCGTCTGGTCGGACTTCGTGAACCCGCGCATCATCCTGGGACCCGGCTCCGGGATCTACACGGTGACCACCGGCGTGTTCGCGGCGGTCAGCAAGTACTCGACCGACTTCACGATCGTCTACTCGAACATGCTGCTCGCGGTCGCGCCCGCGATCGTGTTCTACGTCCTGCTGCAGAAGCGCATCATCGGCGGTCTCACTTCGGGGGCGATCAAGGGATGA
- a CDS encoding ABC transporter substrate-binding protein, protein MRHSMRGIAILLVSAVTAGLLTGCATGGGDSGGGGGELRILANITPVLTKEYYQNLVQPWVDQHKGVTVTIEVPSAEDVQATLQQELASGDVPDIVASNLDPVVAPQLLAFPEEDWVLDTPLAQQNKVGGKIWQVATGAQIQSLVFYNKKAFADAGIDGPPVSLGEFTEDLKALKKAGYLPLQTAGEWVTGAQFAMLANPQLLASVDFYAQRTAGSATFAASAYKDYLDAYAGWIADGLVDRDALGLKYQDSIDGFTSGKAATYVMGNWIVPSIDEAKPPFGVGVFAAPSTDGSPAGQLGGPAQPYSILQGSKNRDLALSLVKYLVSDKKAVSASLASEGNFRQGFPYEGSPLNREVAAIHDAAARLVIGTSGPTIPGGFGDELNKQVQALYVGTEPAKAAAALDSWWDLNAGS, encoded by the coding sequence ATGCGACACAGCATGCGCGGTATCGCGATCCTGCTGGTTTCGGCCGTGACGGCCGGACTGCTGACGGGATGCGCGACCGGCGGCGGGGACAGCGGAGGCGGCGGGGGCGAGCTCCGCATCCTGGCCAACATCACCCCCGTCCTGACCAAGGAGTACTACCAGAACCTCGTCCAGCCCTGGGTCGACCAGCACAAGGGTGTGACCGTCACCATCGAGGTGCCGAGCGCCGAGGACGTGCAGGCGACCCTCCAGCAGGAGCTCGCCTCGGGCGACGTGCCGGACATCGTCGCCAGCAACCTCGACCCGGTGGTGGCGCCGCAGCTCCTCGCCTTCCCGGAGGAGGACTGGGTGCTCGACACGCCGCTCGCCCAGCAGAACAAGGTCGGCGGCAAGATCTGGCAGGTCGCCACCGGCGCGCAGATCCAGTCGCTGGTCTTCTACAACAAGAAGGCGTTCGCCGACGCCGGCATCGACGGGCCGCCCGTCAGCCTCGGGGAGTTCACCGAGGACCTCAAGGCCCTCAAGAAGGCCGGCTACCTGCCGCTGCAAACGGCCGGCGAATGGGTCACCGGGGCGCAGTTCGCCATGCTGGCCAACCCGCAGTTGCTCGCCTCCGTCGATTTCTACGCCCAGCGCACCGCCGGCTCGGCCACCTTCGCGGCCAGCGCGTACAAGGACTACCTCGACGCCTACGCCGGCTGGATCGCCGACGGGCTGGTGGACCGCGACGCGCTCGGTCTGAAGTACCAGGACTCGATCGACGGCTTCACCTCCGGCAAGGCGGCGACGTACGTGATGGGCAACTGGATCGTGCCGTCGATCGACGAGGCCAAGCCCCCGTTCGGCGTGGGCGTCTTCGCGGCGCCGTCGACCGACGGGAGCCCCGCGGGGCAGCTCGGCGGGCCCGCGCAGCCGTACTCGATCCTGCAGGGCTCCAAGAACCGGGACCTGGCGCTCAGTCTGGTCAAATACCTGGTCAGCGACAAGAAGGCGGTCTCCGCGTCGCTCGCCTCCGAGGGCAACTTCCGCCAGGGGTTCCCGTACGAGGGCAGCCCGCTCAACCGGGAGGTCGCGGCGATCCACGACGCCGCTGCCCGCCTCGTGATCGGCACCTCCGGGCCGACGATCCCCGGCGGCTTCGGCGACGAGCTCAACAAGCAGGTGCAGGCCCTCTACGTCGGCACCGAGCCGGCGAAGGCGGCGGCCGCCCTGGACTCCTGGTGGGATCTGAATGCCGGGTCGTGA
- a CDS encoding GntR family transcriptional regulator, whose translation MTDTGINRGLLSDQVYDLILTSILDGTRAPGSRVVESELARQLSISQAPVREAVKRLVHAGLVVSVPRHGSYVTEISPEEFAVARQMRASIEAAGARIAVTTANATVLARLRAIVTRMQAAVDADDWAAFRKLDVEFHRSVIASTGVSVLARLWDTLEPMLISQRAIGDPSYLGDRAQVVRWHADLIDALTSGDPEVAASAFTAHASGDLGTQKAP comes from the coding sequence ATGACTGACACCGGAATCAACCGGGGACTGCTCTCAGACCAGGTGTACGACCTGATCCTCACCTCGATCCTCGACGGCACGCGCGCGCCCGGATCCCGTGTCGTGGAGTCGGAGCTCGCCCGTCAGCTCAGCATCAGCCAGGCGCCCGTGCGCGAGGCGGTGAAGCGGCTGGTACACGCGGGGCTCGTCGTCTCGGTCCCCCGCCACGGTAGCTACGTGACCGAGATCTCGCCCGAGGAGTTCGCGGTCGCGCGGCAGATGCGAGCCTCGATCGAGGCCGCGGGTGCCCGAATCGCGGTCACCACCGCGAACGCCACCGTTCTCGCCCGGCTGCGGGCGATCGTCACACGAATGCAGGCGGCCGTCGACGCCGACGACTGGGCGGCCTTCCGCAAACTCGACGTCGAGTTCCACCGCAGCGTGATCGCCTCCACCGGCGTCTCGGTGCTCGCCAGGCTGTGGGACACGCTGGAGCCGATGCTCATCAGCCAGCGCGCCATCGGCGACCCCTCCTATCTGGGGGATCGCGCGCAGGTTGTCCGCTGGCACGCCGACCTCATCGACGCGCTCACGAGCGGAGATCCCGAGGTCGCGGCGAGCGCCTTCACCGCGCACGCATCCGGTGACCTGGGGACGCAGAAGGCTCCCTAG
- a CDS encoding MerR family transcriptional regulator — protein sequence MATTGKNATVSAVSIQDVSRVSGLSEPTLRYYEKIGLIGPVPRDESSGHRRYDSRAVETIEALSCLRAAGMSVQDMRAYLRYLDGADAHAAEMRDLFLRNAERVAQEIEQMQVRLRYLQLKADLWAARQDGDTARERQVVQDITSTIADLR from the coding sequence ATGGCAACGACGGGGAAGAACGCAACCGTCTCCGCGGTGTCGATTCAGGACGTTTCTCGGGTGAGTGGCCTGTCGGAACCGACGCTGCGTTACTACGAGAAGATCGGCCTGATCGGCCCGGTACCCCGGGACGAGAGCAGCGGCCACCGGCGCTATGACAGCAGGGCCGTCGAGACGATCGAGGCGCTGAGCTGCCTGCGAGCGGCCGGGATGAGCGTGCAGGACATGCGCGCCTACCTGCGGTACCTGGACGGCGCCGACGCCCACGCGGCCGAGATGCGGGATCTGTTCCTGAGGAACGCCGAGCGGGTGGCGCAGGAGATCGAGCAGATGCAGGTTCGGCTGCGCTATCTGCAGCTCAAGGCCGACTTGTGGGCCGCGCGCCAGGACGGCGACACGGCCAGGGAACGCCAGGTCGTGCAGGACATCACCAGCACCATTGCTGACCTTCGATAA